CCGCACAACCTGTCGCCTTGGGGCATGTTCATGGCGGCGGACTGGGTCGTCAAGGGCGTGATGATCGGCCTCGCCTTCGCCTCGCTCGTCACCTGGACGGTCTGGGTGGCGAAATCGATAGAGCTCGCAGGTGCGCGTGTGCGTGCCGGCTCGACGCTCAAGGTCATTCGCCGGGCAAAAACACTTGCTGAGGCCACCGATGCTGTCGAAAACAAGGGTGGGCCCGCCGCGCTGATGCTGCGCATGGCAACCCACGAAATGCAGCTTTCCGATGCGGTGGTGGAGCACACCGATGGCGGCGGCATCAAGGAGCGCGTTTCCTCGGCGCTGTCGCGGATCGAGACCCATGCGGGTCGCCGTATGTCACGCGGAACGGGTGCTCTGGCGACCATCGGTTCCACCGCGCCCTTCGTCGGCCTCTTTGGCACGGTCTGGGGCATCATGAATTCCTTCATCAGCATTTCGGAATCGCAGACCACCAATCTCGCCGTCGTCGCACCCGGTATCGCAGAAGCGCTTCTCGCCACCGCCATCGGTCTTGTCGCAGCCATTCCGGCCGTGGTGATCTACAACGTCTTCGCCCGCTCGATTACCGGATACCGTCATCTGCTGGCGGATGCCGCAGCCGGCGTGGAGCGCCTCGTCAGCCGCGACCTCGATTTTCGCCGCATTCCGCCCGGCAGCACCAGCAAGCCTGCCGTGTCGCTGGTTGGACGGTGATCGGTCATGGCTGGCGGTATTCGCGAAAATAGCGGAGACGATCTCTCCGAGAACCACGAAATCAACGTCACGCCCTTTATCGACGTGATGCTGGTTCTGCTCATCATCTTCATGGTGGCCGCACCGCTGGCGACCGTCGACGTGAATGTGGATCTGCCCGCATCTACTGCGAAGCCGGCGGAGCGCCCGGAGGAGCCGCTTTATCTGACGGTCAAGGACGATCTCTCGCTCAATCTCGGCAATGATGCGGTTGCCCGCGAGGCTCTTGCGGCAGCGATAGACCGCCAGACGGGTGGCAAGAAGGATACGCGCATCTTCCTGCGGGCCGACAAGGCCGTTGATTACGGTCACTTCATGGAAATCATGAACCTCCTGCGGGATGCCGGTTATCTGAAAATCGCCCTTGTCGGGTTGGAAAACGCAGCGGCGGTGTCTCAGCCTGCTGGTTCCACGACGGCACAACCCTCCGGTCAGCCCGCCGCGCCGGCGGGGCAGGGAACAGCACCATGACTGAAAACGGCTTCCCGCAGGCCCGCCATTCCCGTCTTGGGGAAGTGACGCTGTGGTCTGCCGCGGCGCTGCTCATGCTGAGTGTTCATGCCGGTTTTGCCTATTATCTGATGCAGGAGCCCGAGGAACAGGATGCCGGCGGGCAGCCGCCTGCCGCGATCATGATTGAAATGGCGGCGATACCGGAAGCCGTCAAAACCGAGGAAACGACACAGGCGCAAGATGTCGAAGACACCCGGGAGGTGAAGAGCGAAAGCAGCGAACCTGTGGAGGAAGCTGCTCCGGAAGAGCCACCCCCGCCGGAACCGGTTGCGGAAACGCCGCCGCCCGAGCCCGTGCAGCCACCCGAACCGCCGGTCGAGGAGATCGTTGAACCGCAGGAAATTCCCGAGCCGGTGGAGCCGATCGATCCCGTGCAGGAACAGATGATGGCGGAACTCGAAAATGTCGAGGTTCCCTTGCCCGTCATGCGGCCGCCGCCACCACGCGTCGAAAAGAAGGTGGAAAAGAAAGAGCCGGAAGAGAAAAAGAAGGTCGAGCGCCAGCGTCCCAAACCGCAGCAGGCATCGGAATTCCGCGAAACAGCAAAGGCAGAGGCCCAGCAGTCGAACCGGACAGCGGCGTCGCGCAGCAATGCCGGCTTCTTCTCGTCGTCGTCCGTGTCCAAGGCCGATTGGGACGCAAAAGTACGTTCGGCCATCAAACGGCGACTGGCCCGTGCGGCTGGAAAATCCGGAATGGCAATTACGGTGTCATTTAAGATAGATAGCGGTGGATCCGTGGGCGGCGTGAGTATCCTTTCGTCGACTGGTAACTCCGCGATGGATCAGAAGTTGCTGGCCGTCATACAAAAAACATCCGTCTCGCCGCCGCCACCGGGCGTAAACCCGAGTTTTACCTTACCGGTTCTCTTCGAGTAGGGTTGGAATTGCATGAGACCATCCCGACTCTGAAGAGGACGGGTGGCCGGTTCATTTTCCATGTTGATTTGCAGCGACCCTATGCCGCAAAGTGGGGCTCATACATCCCATCGCATGCGAGCCAACAGGAATCACGAAAATCATGAAATTCTCAATCGCAGAGGCGGAGGATCTCGTATCCTCTATCTTTGAGCGCAATGGCGTTCTGCCGCAAAATGCCCGTTCTGTGGCAAAGGCGCTGGTCGCCTCCGAGGCGGCTGGCCAGGGCGGCCATGGTTTTCGCCGTATTCCCGTTTATGTCCGTCAGGCGCGGGTTGGAAAGGTGGACGGTCAGGCGCGTCCCGTGGTGAGGCGCGTGAAGCCGGGCGTGCTCTCGATCGACGCCAATCATGGTTATGCCTATCCGGCGATCGACTGCGCTCTTGAAGAATTGCCTGAAATGGCCCGACAGCAGGGCATTGCGCTGGCAGCGATCCATCGCTCCCACCATGCAGGCGTCATGGCTCTGACGGTCGAGCGTTTTGCGGAAATGGGCCTTGTCGCGCTCATGTTCGCCAATGCACCAGCCTCCATGGCTCCCTGGGGCGGCCACACGCCGCTTTATGGCACCAACCCCATCGCCTTTGCGGCCCCCATTGGCGGCGCCGATCCGCTCGTCATCGATCTGGCCCTGTCAAAGGTCGCGCGCGGCAAGATCATGGCGGCACGACAGAAGGGTGAAACCATTCCCGGCGACTGGGCGCTCGATAGAAACGGCCGGCCGACGACCGATCCAGAGGAGGCCATTGCCGGAACCATGGTCCCCGCGGGTGAAGCCAAGGGCGCTGCTCTGGCGCTGATGGTGGAGATCATGGCAGCTGCGGTGACTGGTGGAAATTTCGCATTCCAGGCATCGTCCCTTCTGGATGATAA
This window of the Agrobacterium fabrum str. C58 genome carries:
- a CDS encoding energy transducer TonB family protein, whose amino-acid sequence is MTENGFPQARHSRLGEVTLWSAAALLMLSVHAGFAYYLMQEPEEQDAGGQPPAAIMIEMAAIPEAVKTEETTQAQDVEDTREVKSESSEPVEEAAPEEPPPPEPVAETPPPEPVQPPEPPVEEIVEPQEIPEPVEPIDPVQEQMMAELENVEVPLPVMRPPPPRVEKKVEKKEPEEKKKVERQRPKPQQASEFRETAKAEAQQSNRTAASRSNAGFFSSSSVSKADWDAKVRSAIKRRLARAAGKSGMAITVSFKIDSGGSVGGVSILSSTGNSAMDQKLLAVIQKTSVSPPPPGVNPSFTLPVLFE
- the exbD gene encoding TonB system transport protein ExbD is translated as MAGGIRENSGDDLSENHEINVTPFIDVMLVLLIIFMVAAPLATVDVNVDLPASTAKPAERPEEPLYLTVKDDLSLNLGNDAVAREALAAAIDRQTGGKKDTRIFLRADKAVDYGHFMEIMNLLRDAGYLKIALVGLENAAAVSQPAGSTTAQPSGQPAAPAGQGTAP
- a CDS encoding Ldh family oxidoreductase, which translates into the protein MKFSIAEAEDLVSSIFERNGVLPQNARSVAKALVASEAAGQGGHGFRRIPVYVRQARVGKVDGQARPVVRRVKPGVLSIDANHGYAYPAIDCALEELPEMARQQGIALAAIHRSHHAGVMALTVERFAEMGLVALMFANAPASMAPWGGHTPLYGTNPIAFAAPIGGADPLVIDLALSKVARGKIMAARQKGETIPGDWALDRNGRPTTDPEEAIAGTMVPAGEAKGAALALMVEIMAAAVTGGNFAFQASSLLDDKGAPPSLGHTIIAIDPVSSGGAAFTERLALIAGEIEKQENVRLPGRRSQGIRKQALESGIAIESDILAEIQSL
- the exbB gene encoding tonB-system energizer ExbB — encoded protein: MSAETFTSSASFTKANTRRHASLAMAVTLLTGLSAGAVFAQQAPETQIQSAPPTETVQPSQAPVAPATPSAPTAEPSPTAQPSSPQPAQFEQPAQTNQTPAPSETSTPVETVNAEPASAERRTDIPHNLSPWGMFMAADWVVKGVMIGLAFASLVTWTVWVAKSIELAGARVRAGSTLKVIRRAKTLAEATDAVENKGGPAALMLRMATHEMQLSDAVVEHTDGGGIKERVSSALSRIETHAGRRMSRGTGALATIGSTAPFVGLFGTVWGIMNSFISISESQTTNLAVVAPGIAEALLATAIGLVAAIPAVVIYNVFARSITGYRHLLADAAAGVERLVSRDLDFRRIPPGSTSKPAVSLVGR